A genome region from Deltaproteobacteria bacterium includes the following:
- the pyk gene encoding pyruvate kinase encodes MKLNARKVKIVATLGPSTSTEESIEKAILSGMNVARLNFSHGSHEQHLSHIQIIRKISKKLNAPIAILQDLQGPKIRVGQFLEGQINLQDGQIVEVTTEKILGNDSLIPTDLVSMPDIVKPGYKVMFDDGLIELQVIEVNKPRVKLKVIYGGILKNRKGINIPEAQLPVNSLTEKDLKDLELGLLNQVDYVALSFVRHGRDIRQLRELIEKHHSEAKIVAKIEMLEALDNLDEIIRLSDAVMVARGDLAVEVGQSRLAGIQKKIIKLSNELNKPVITATQMLDSMVENPRPTRAEITDVANAVLDGSDALMLSAESASGKYPFKAIQTMNEIIYEVEKNEENYNRISLETELLSVPSSIGASACLSALKLNAKAIICLTTTGKTAQTISGFRPQAPVYAMTSQLNVLNKLELIWGLQTLLISDYKNFSDIINQLDAIVIKFGIANTGDRIILTLGLPVEQSGQTNTLFVHMIGEQTVSKLENKELPLRFRS; translated from the coding sequence ATGAAACTAAATGCGAGGAAAGTAAAGATTGTAGCCACTCTTGGCCCATCCACAAGCACTGAGGAATCCATAGAAAAAGCTATTTTAAGCGGCATGAATGTGGCTCGATTAAATTTTAGTCATGGAAGCCATGAACAGCACTTAAGTCATATTCAAATAATTCGAAAAATTTCAAAAAAACTGAATGCCCCTATTGCTATATTACAGGATTTACAAGGGCCTAAAATTAGAGTGGGTCAATTTTTAGAAGGTCAAATCAATCTTCAAGATGGCCAAATTGTCGAGGTGACAACAGAAAAAATTCTAGGAAACGATTCTTTGATACCCACTGATTTAGTATCTATGCCTGATATTGTAAAACCAGGTTATAAAGTCATGTTTGATGACGGTTTAATAGAACTTCAAGTTATTGAAGTCAACAAACCGCGAGTGAAACTCAAAGTCATCTATGGTGGTATTTTAAAAAATAGGAAAGGTATCAATATTCCCGAAGCCCAGTTGCCAGTCAATTCATTAACAGAGAAAGATTTAAAAGACCTGGAGTTAGGTTTGTTAAATCAAGTCGATTATGTGGCTTTAAGTTTTGTACGTCATGGTAGAGATATTAGACAATTGCGAGAGTTGATTGAAAAACATCATAGTGAGGCAAAGATTGTTGCCAAAATTGAGATGCTGGAGGCATTAGATAATTTGGATGAAATCATTAGACTTTCTGATGCAGTTATGGTTGCCAGAGGTGATTTAGCTGTGGAAGTCGGTCAAAGTCGGTTAGCTGGGATTCAAAAGAAAATTATCAAACTCAGTAACGAATTAAATAAGCCCGTCATTACGGCTACACAAATGCTTGATTCTATGGTTGAAAATCCAAGACCGACAAGGGCAGAAATTACTGATGTTGCGAATGCTGTACTGGATGGATCGGATGCTCTGATGTTATCAGCAGAAAGTGCCAGTGGAAAATACCCGTTCAAAGCCATTCAAACCATGAATGAAATTATTTATGAAGTTGAAAAAAATGAAGAGAATTACAATCGAATATCTCTAGAAACAGAATTATTAAGCGTGCCAAGTAGTATTGGAGCCAGTGCTTGTTTGTCTGCATTGAAATTAAATGCAAAAGCTATCATCTGTTTGACGACGACAGGTAAAACCGCGCAAACCATTTCTGGATTTCGTCCTCAAGCGCCAGTGTATGCCATGACTTCTCAATTAAATGTATTGAATAAGTTAGAACTTATTTGGGGATTGCAAACTTTACTGATTTCAGATTATAAAAATTTTTCTGATATTATTAACCAACTGGATGCTATTGTTATCAAGTTCGGTATTGCGAATACTGGTGATAGAATTATTCTAACTTTAGGATTGCCCGTAGAGCAATCTGGACAGACCAATACACTGTTCGTTCATATGATTGGCGAGCAAACAGTTTCAAAATTAGAAAATAAAGAGCTACCACTAAGGTTTAGATCCTAG
- a CDS encoding thioredoxin domain-containing protein — protein sequence METKRKKLISLALCSSLLSAGLHTYLSIKFYGLKYGFSNSSFCNINEKFNCDVASTSSFAEIFNVPIALLGLLTNLVLAIFILNGFLSSKESHRPFRFSFYLANFVFFVSIVMAAISSLYLSSYCPFCIGTYFLSMICLISLYFTFPKNSELNIFTDISHLFKENKASLYLLLAIPILGFFINWDVQKRFTGERLDLFIQESLQSWKNRNQFSFNPTTGLIAGDENAKFTIVEFADYLCPHCKHAVTSLKTFMASHQNVKLIYKPFPLDGTCNPGLDSNSKGNGIRCRLSYAAYCAEKEFKQGWDYHYFIFENQESFIGMGSLAEVDTKLCSFQPEKCENLKRCMALEETENWVKAASKEGAEAQVAGTPTIFVNGVKLDGGSNLMVLKSLYKELGL from the coding sequence ATGGAAACAAAAAGAAAAAAATTAATATCCCTTGCCCTTTGCTCTTCATTATTGTCTGCTGGCTTACATACCTACTTAAGTATTAAGTTTTATGGACTTAAATATGGCTTTTCTAACAGTAGCTTTTGTAACATAAATGAAAAATTTAATTGCGATGTCGCTTCAACAAGTAGCTTTGCTGAAATTTTCAATGTGCCCATTGCCTTACTAGGCCTTCTTACCAATTTAGTTTTAGCCATCTTTATTCTCAACGGATTTCTGAGCTCTAAAGAATCCCATCGCCCTTTTCGTTTTAGCTTTTATCTCGCAAATTTTGTTTTCTTCGTTTCCATTGTTATGGCTGCCATTTCAAGTCTTTATTTATCAAGCTATTGCCCTTTTTGCATTGGAACTTATTTCCTTTCGATGATTTGCCTCATTTCGCTTTACTTTACCTTTCCAAAAAACAGTGAACTCAATATATTTACTGACATATCTCATTTGTTTAAAGAGAATAAAGCCAGCCTTTACCTTCTGTTGGCTATTCCTATTCTCGGCTTTTTTATAAATTGGGATGTTCAAAAAAGATTCACTGGTGAAAGACTCGACTTATTTATTCAAGAAAGTTTACAGTCGTGGAAAAATCGAAATCAATTTTCATTTAACCCCACCACAGGATTAATTGCTGGAGATGAAAATGCTAAGTTTACCATCGTTGAATTTGCCGACTATTTGTGCCCTCATTGTAAACACGCAGTGACATCATTAAAAACATTTATGGCCTCCCATCAAAATGTGAAGTTAATCTACAAACCTTTTCCTTTGGATGGAACTTGCAATCCTGGACTTGATTCAAACAGCAAAGGAAATGGTATTAGGTGCCGACTTTCTTATGCTGCCTACTGCGCGGAAAAAGAGTTTAAACAAGGTTGGGATTATCATTATTTTATTTTTGAGAATCAAGAATCCTTTATTGGTATGGGCTCACTTGCTGAAGTAGATACCAAGTTATGCAGTTTTCAACCAGAAAAATGCGAAAATTTGAAAAGATGCATGGCCCTTGAAGAAACAGAAAACTGGGTCAAAGCAGCCAGTAAAGAAGGCGCAGAGGCTCAAGTTGCGGGAACGCCAACCATTTTTGTTAATGGGGTTAAATTAGATGGTGGTTCAAATTTAATGGTTCTAAAATCTCTGTATAAAGAACTTGGATTATAA
- a CDS encoding S8 family serine peptidase: protein MAKKLIILFILSSFISVFFQNCSQNGFGVVSPPSANEDVSDPLFIYAWHLKNTGQNVFSGTAATVGYDLGLQKTWGSGIYGQGIKILISDDGIEKLHEDLVDNLFSGKEYRDYIVSNWLSDSAAPSDVDSHGTSVAGLVAAVGWNGKGSLGVAPKAKIVATNFMSENVTRTSAVIADQAKGSVDVVNMSWGYAQTNYTEIEPTFNDQLKFGTENGRSGKGVLYVRSAGNSRLELVGRSVNDYRLGSANFDGNNITPYSINVGAILANGKNAYYSSPGSNLWISAPGGDDGVTSPAMVTTDRTGCTLGYSNKNLTSPLAELGSGFLKGSNGNGSCNYTVTFNGTSSAAPNVTGSIALLLQAFPLLTWRDVKYILAKTAIKGISDGQPFENFLYQNNSTRFANHKSPTGYTWDDEWVVNDAGFNYNNLFGFGLINVDAAVEFARTYTSLFTSSLQRKEFPISGLSLPVPDYDKDGVSSTISVADNLRIEAIQVEVSVTHPNAGELAVELVNPNNKRSVLVNMNNSLDGTQNLTSFTFLTNKFYFEPSVGTWKLRVIDGRTGNQGTLTGWKLVIYGQ, encoded by the coding sequence ATGGCAAAGAAATTAATAATTTTATTTATACTGTCCTCCTTTATATCGGTTTTTTTTCAAAACTGCAGTCAGAATGGCTTTGGTGTTGTCTCTCCACCATCGGCAAATGAGGACGTTTCAGACCCGTTATTTATTTATGCCTGGCATTTGAAAAATACGGGTCAGAATGTGTTCTCAGGAACAGCAGCAACGGTGGGTTATGATTTAGGTTTACAAAAAACATGGGGCAGTGGGATTTATGGACAAGGAATAAAAATTTTAATCAGTGATGACGGTATTGAGAAACTCCATGAAGACCTGGTTGATAATCTTTTTTCTGGAAAGGAATACCGAGATTATATAGTGTCAAATTGGTTAAGTGATTCAGCTGCTCCTTCAGATGTCGATTCCCACGGAACCAGTGTCGCAGGCCTTGTGGCCGCCGTAGGATGGAATGGAAAGGGGTCTCTGGGAGTGGCACCAAAGGCCAAGATAGTGGCCACTAACTTTATGTCTGAAAATGTGACAAGAACTTCTGCTGTGATTGCCGATCAAGCCAAGGGGAGTGTGGATGTTGTCAACATGAGTTGGGGTTACGCTCAAACAAATTATACGGAAATTGAACCTACTTTTAATGATCAATTAAAGTTTGGTACTGAAAATGGACGCTCTGGAAAAGGTGTCTTATATGTTCGCTCTGCGGGAAATTCTCGATTAGAGTTAGTTGGTCGGAGTGTGAATGACTATCGACTCGGTTCTGCAAACTTTGATGGTAACAATATCACACCCTATTCCATAAATGTCGGAGCTATTTTGGCAAATGGAAAAAATGCCTACTACAGTTCTCCTGGTTCCAATTTATGGATCAGCGCTCCTGGTGGAGATGATGGGGTGACTTCTCCAGCTATGGTGACAACGGATAGGACGGGTTGTACTTTGGGATATTCAAATAAAAATTTGACCTCGCCACTTGCAGAGTTAGGGAGCGGATTTCTCAAGGGTTCAAATGGAAATGGAAGTTGTAACTACACGGTAACCTTTAATGGAACCTCCAGTGCGGCTCCCAATGTCACTGGCAGTATTGCTTTGTTGTTACAAGCCTTCCCTCTATTAACTTGGAGAGATGTTAAATATATTTTAGCTAAAACAGCGATTAAAGGTATTAGCGATGGACAACCTTTTGAAAACTTTTTATATCAAAATAACTCCACTCGATTCGCAAATCATAAATCCCCTACGGGATATACTTGGGACGATGAATGGGTAGTTAATGATGCTGGTTTCAATTATAATAATCTTTTTGGTTTTGGATTGATCAATGTGGATGCGGCAGTTGAATTTGCAAGGACCTACACGAGTTTATTTACGAGTTCATTGCAAAGAAAGGAATTTCCAATTTCAGGATTATCTTTGCCAGTTCCTGACTATGACAAAGATGGAGTTTCAAGCACTATCAGTGTTGCTGATAATTTAAGAATAGAAGCTATCCAAGTAGAGGTGAGTGTCACCCATCCAAATGCGGGAGAGTTAGCCGTGGAGTTAGTCAATCCTAATAATAAAAGAAGTGTGTTGGTGAACATGAATAACAGCTTGGATGGAACTCAGAATCTGACTTCTTTCACCTTCTTAACTAATAAATTTTATTTTGAGCCCTCAGTGGGGACCTGGAAACTGAGAGTCATTGATGGTCGCACAGGAAATCAAGGAACTTTAACTGGGTGGAAATTAGTAATTTATGGACAATAA
- a CDS encoding Crp/Fnr family transcriptional regulator, producing MADSKKILKDTYLFRDGDAPDYMYIVKSGQFAITKSKGNSEITLAEIKAGNLVGEMAIFDKKPRSANVKAMKDSEVIALPYETLNQQLESLPVWVKAILRNLNDNIREANKRIKMLESSNPDEERFPPHTINKLISILSFVGYRFGTKEDEGILIPQNRLRNTTIQIFQEATNKMQSLLAALEEMALGKVEELGEGRQKIVLYKLDLLFEFVDWHNEWIYKPEKDKISFSSEEIKTFNGIINYAKKIEPNAKGVRKINVNDLQNDSMKELGFLLKVEDLNPLIEKNIVSEKIMEEGGVFVNIILSDIERLATFWKMIWDFKKILK from the coding sequence GTGGCCGATTCCAAAAAAATCCTTAAAGACACTTATTTATTTCGTGACGGAGATGCCCCGGATTATATGTATATTGTTAAGTCAGGACAGTTTGCGATTACCAAATCAAAAGGTAACTCAGAGATCACCTTGGCTGAAATTAAAGCTGGAAATTTAGTTGGCGAGATGGCCATCTTCGACAAAAAACCCAGATCTGCCAATGTCAAAGCCATGAAGGATTCAGAGGTCATCGCCCTGCCTTACGAAACGCTCAACCAACAATTGGAAAGCCTTCCTGTGTGGGTGAAAGCCATCCTCCGAAATTTAAATGATAATATCAGAGAAGCTAATAAAAGAATTAAAATGCTTGAGTCTTCAAATCCAGACGAGGAAAGATTTCCTCCCCATACGATAAATAAATTAATTTCCATCCTTAGCTTTGTTGGATATAGGTTTGGAACTAAAGAAGATGAGGGTATACTCATTCCACAAAACCGATTAAGAAACACAACAATTCAAATATTTCAAGAAGCCACGAACAAAATGCAAAGTCTCTTAGCGGCGCTGGAAGAAATGGCTCTTGGAAAAGTCGAAGAACTCGGTGAAGGAAGACAAAAAATAGTTTTATACAAACTCGATTTACTTTTTGAATTCGTAGATTGGCATAATGAGTGGATATACAAACCAGAAAAAGATAAGATTTCATTTTCTTCAGAAGAAATTAAAACTTTTAATGGCATCATCAACTATGCTAAAAAAATTGAGCCAAATGCTAAGGGCGTTCGAAAAATCAATGTTAATGATTTACAAAATGATTCCATGAAAGAATTAGGATTTTTATTAAAGGTAGAAGACCTCAACCCTCTTATTGAAAAAAATATTGTCAGTGAAAAAATCATGGAAGAAGGCGGTGTTTTTGTTAATATCATTCTTTCTGATATTGAGCGCTTAGCCACCTTCTGGAAAATGATCTGGGATTTTAAGAAAATCTTGAAATAG
- a CDS encoding response regulator produces the protein MKILLVDDEPDVLDLLQLLISLEFPDIQIFTALDGLGGLNIFNKNLDLDLIFCDYNMPKMNGGSFFSEVRKTHKDLDFVLVSSEDPKKHKQFENDNHFHHIDKPFSDKAIFNKIRQISSKKPSPAILEGEPKQQNFIPVNLDILLHLRKVNSSLYLKISKDKFIKVSHNDIEFKLEDKERFIKKNVDSLYVQKNEFNSFLNDFKKIVLSKMAWDKAQSQEKIDLLSNDLSLVQRATSVFGWTPEIMKFAQENISAVINILKTEPTFNRLNELLKNKKNFKLTSHLIILSIMLTDVIKRLKWESDKTIEKLTFAALLHDFLLDEDLFADKQTLLMANDFSSLKITPEGNRLYNHPLDAANLVLDWPLCPPDVDVIIRQHHEKPDGQGFPMELTAQKIAPLSAVFIMCEDLIYQNMINPDINLKSYFNGKKSFYGREPFKNIYPKIQEMLEQMK, from the coding sequence ATGAAGATTCTTCTTGTCGATGATGAACCAGATGTTTTAGATTTGCTTCAATTGTTAATTTCGTTGGAGTTTCCTGATATCCAGATTTTTACCGCCTTAGACGGCCTAGGTGGTCTTAATATCTTTAATAAGAATTTAGATTTGGATTTGATTTTTTGCGATTACAATATGCCCAAAATGAATGGGGGCTCTTTCTTTTCGGAAGTGAGAAAAACCCATAAGGACTTAGATTTTGTACTTGTCAGCTCTGAAGACCCTAAAAAACATAAACAGTTTGAAAATGACAATCATTTTCATCATATAGATAAACCATTTTCTGACAAAGCTATTTTTAATAAGATAAGACAAATTTCCAGTAAAAAACCATCACCTGCTATTTTGGAAGGTGAGCCCAAACAGCAAAATTTTATTCCAGTTAATTTGGATATTTTATTGCATTTAAGAAAAGTAAATAGTTCCTTGTATCTGAAAATTTCCAAAGATAAGTTTATTAAAGTATCACATAATGATATCGAATTTAAATTAGAAGATAAAGAAAGGTTCATTAAAAAAAATGTAGATTCACTCTATGTTCAAAAGAATGAATTTAATAGTTTCTTGAACGATTTTAAAAAAATTGTGTTATCTAAAATGGCATGGGACAAGGCTCAGAGCCAAGAAAAAATAGATCTGTTATCTAATGATTTGTCATTGGTTCAGAGGGCCACCTCTGTTTTTGGGTGGACTCCTGAAATTATGAAATTTGCTCAGGAAAATATATCTGCAGTCATTAATATACTCAAAACAGAGCCCACGTTTAACAGACTAAATGAATTGTTGAAAAACAAAAAAAACTTTAAATTGACATCACATTTAATTATTTTATCAATCATGCTGACCGATGTGATTAAGAGGTTAAAGTGGGAATCGGATAAAACAATTGAAAAATTAACTTTTGCAGCCTTGTTGCACGATTTTTTATTAGATGAAGATCTTTTTGCTGACAAGCAAACGTTATTGATGGCAAATGACTTTTCTTCACTTAAAATCACACCAGAAGGGAATAGGCTTTACAATCATCCCTTAGATGCTGCAAATTTGGTTTTGGACTGGCCTCTTTGCCCTCCTGATGTGGATGTGATTATAAGACAGCATCATGAAAAACCAGATGGGCAAGGTTTTCCTATGGAATTAACGGCACAGAAAATTGCTCCCTTATCTGCGGTGTTTATCATGTGCGAGGATTTAATTTATCAAAATATGATCAATCCAGATATCAATTTAAAGTCCTACTTTAATGGTAAAAAAAGTTTTTACGGACGAGAGCCCTTTAAGAATATCTATCCTAAGATTCAAGAAATGCTAGAGCAGATGAAGTAG
- a CDS encoding 3-hydroxybutyryl-CoA dehydrogenase, which yields MEMIKRIGVVGAGQMGNGISQVAASSGFSVVMMDVSEKSIEKGLQTITASLDKLIKKNLLTELDRDQALGRISTATNYEALKDCDVVIEAATENIELKLKIFSELDKVVKKTAYLFSNTSSISITKIASCTQRPEKIAGMHFMNPVPLMKLVEAIRGLQTSDETFALVQQLTEKMGKVFVPSVKDMPGFIVNRILMPMINEAIYVLHEGISGVESIDAAMKLGTNQPMGPLALADFIGLDTCLAIMNVLHQGLGDSKYRPCPLLTKYVEAGWLGKKVGKGFYQY from the coding sequence ATGGAAATGATAAAAAGAATTGGAGTGGTGGGTGCAGGGCAGATGGGAAATGGAATTTCCCAAGTGGCTGCAAGTTCTGGATTTAGTGTTGTCATGATGGATGTTTCTGAGAAATCGATTGAAAAAGGTCTGCAAACCATAACGGCCTCATTGGACAAGTTAATAAAAAAAAATCTACTGACTGAACTTGACCGCGATCAAGCTCTTGGTCGTATTTCAACGGCCACCAACTACGAGGCTCTTAAAGACTGTGATGTTGTGATTGAGGCAGCAACCGAAAATATAGAGCTCAAATTAAAAATATTTTCCGAGTTAGATAAAGTTGTTAAAAAAACAGCCTACTTATTTTCAAATACCTCTTCGATATCCATAACCAAAATAGCCTCCTGCACTCAGCGCCCAGAAAAGATTGCAGGAATGCATTTTATGAATCCGGTACCCTTAATGAAATTGGTTGAAGCGATTAGAGGGTTGCAAACATCAGATGAAACTTTTGCTTTGGTTCAGCAGCTGACTGAAAAAATGGGAAAAGTTTTTGTTCCTTCGGTTAAAGATATGCCTGGTTTTATTGTAAATCGAATTTTAATGCCCATGATAAATGAAGCTATTTATGTTTTACATGAAGGAATTTCCGGGGTTGAAAGTATCGACGCGGCAATGAAGCTGGGAACGAATCAACCGATGGGCCCTTTGGCATTAGCTGATTTTATCGGGCTTGATACCTGCCTTGCAATTATGAATGTATTGCACCAGGGACTTGGTGATAGCAAGTACCGTCCTTGTCCTCTGCTAACAAAATATGTAGAGGCTGGTTGGTTAGGTAAAAAAGTGGGAAAGGGATTCTACCAATATTGA
- a CDS encoding ChaN family lipoprotein translates to MARLVEWVNIKKELYQHVYHQVQQRWGKLGKQILDYRSKYDSESHRKWIISNKEDLFEKMNQSQVIILGDFHSLHQSQKSHLRLIKNFKNLDFKIAVECISFQHQKYLDKYLIGEINDKEFLKKTNWKKNWGFPWEHYEEIFKYAKQKKIKMIALNNLKLMSFKDSLYKRDRVATRIISQELKKSSETIFVIYGESHLTSKKFLNFGERQSKISKLKIFQNIDEIYFQLMDLNREDDVDLVRFTENEFCLLNVPPWVKWQSYLLFLEKKYDSEIESENPDFTDFVDQYIKVISKELKIPCDSKNLSVYTSNDFSFLRKIKMSKSENELKFYEILIEEERSFYIPDLGIGYLGRLTINHAAALAMQYIYFALIKIKSVPHKLPEEFVCLIWIEAVCYFGSKLINPKRKTETIKDIKQKVIQFGSQDSDKEALKLALYQKTKEVMRISGRSFEKNKMIVQKKTSYIHCANLLGSLMGEKLYKGYKAGFISLDLLHSLLRKKMEGKTFEKFYYEFLEIIDNLPESFKSKADRL, encoded by the coding sequence GTGGCACGATTAGTTGAATGGGTAAATATTAAAAAAGAATTATACCAGCATGTTTACCATCAAGTTCAACAACGATGGGGAAAACTTGGAAAACAAATTCTAGATTATCGAAGTAAGTATGATAGTGAAAGTCATCGAAAATGGATCATTTCAAATAAAGAAGATCTATTTGAAAAAATGAATCAATCTCAAGTAATTATTTTGGGTGATTTTCATTCCCTTCATCAATCACAAAAATCACACCTACGACTGATTAAGAATTTTAAAAATTTAGATTTTAAAATCGCTGTTGAGTGCATTTCTTTCCAGCACCAGAAATATTTAGATAAATATTTAATTGGTGAAATAAACGATAAGGAGTTTTTAAAAAAAACAAATTGGAAAAAAAATTGGGGATTTCCCTGGGAGCATTACGAAGAGATTTTTAAATATGCAAAACAAAAAAAAATTAAAATGATTGCTTTGAATAATCTTAAGTTGATGTCTTTTAAAGACTCTCTTTACAAAAGGGATAGGGTGGCCACCCGAATTATCTCGCAGGAGCTTAAAAAAAGTTCTGAAACGATTTTTGTTATATATGGTGAGTCTCATTTAACTTCTAAAAAATTTCTAAATTTTGGAGAAAGACAAAGTAAGATAAGCAAATTAAAGATTTTTCAAAATATTGACGAAATCTATTTTCAATTAATGGATCTAAATAGGGAAGATGATGTAGATCTTGTTAGATTTACTGAGAATGAATTTTGTTTATTGAATGTTCCGCCATGGGTAAAATGGCAATCCTATTTGCTCTTTCTAGAAAAGAAATATGATTCTGAAATTGAATCAGAGAATCCTGATTTTACTGACTTTGTTGATCAATATATCAAAGTCATTTCAAAGGAGCTTAAAATACCTTGTGATTCTAAAAATTTGTCAGTTTATACTTCAAATGATTTTTCTTTTTTAAGAAAAATCAAGATGTCAAAAAGTGAAAATGAATTAAAGTTCTATGAGATTTTGATTGAGGAGGAAAGGTCCTTCTATATTCCTGATTTAGGAATTGGCTATTTAGGGAGGTTGACAATCAATCATGCTGCGGCGTTGGCTATGCAGTATATTTATTTTGCGCTTATAAAAATTAAATCGGTTCCCCACAAGTTGCCAGAAGAATTTGTATGCTTGATTTGGATAGAAGCTGTTTGTTATTTTGGTTCAAAACTCATAAATCCTAAGAGGAAAACGGAAACTATTAAGGACATAAAACAGAAAGTGATTCAATTTGGCTCTCAAGATTCAGATAAAGAGGCCTTAAAACTAGCTCTTTACCAAAAAACAAAAGAAGTTATGAGAATTTCAGGACGTTCGTTTGAGAAAAACAAAATGATAGTTCAGAAAAAAACAAGTTATATTCACTGTGCAAATTTATTGGGTTCTTTGATGGGGGAAAAATTATACAAGGGGTATAAGGCGGGTTTTATTTCCCTTGATCTATTGCATTCATTATTGAGAAAAAAAATGGAAGGTAAAACTTTTGAAAAGTTCTATTATGAATTTCTTGAAATAATAGATAATTTACCAGAATCATTCAAAAGTAAAGCTGACAGGCTGTAG
- a CDS encoding enoyl-CoA hydratase/isomerase family protein, with product MGFNYDFLRCEQEDGLWILTISRPQALNALNTKIIDELGEFLRQLSEMEFDHARGLIIKGDGEKAFVAGADIKELSELSETEAMQFAIKGHSVFHELNLLKIPVIAAVHGFALGGGCELALACDFIVATRAAKFGLPECTLGLIPGFGGTVRLSRAIGIRKARELIYTGEIFSAEEAYRMGLVNQIVDNQEELMSVVKKKFALIFQRAPSAIAQGKLSINRSWDMEVEEAQKFEAEKFSQLFLTNDVREGTKAFIEKRKPDFKGN from the coding sequence ATGGGTTTTAATTACGATTTTCTAAGGTGTGAACAAGAAGATGGGTTATGGATTTTGACAATTTCAAGGCCCCAGGCTTTAAATGCATTGAATACCAAAATCATTGATGAGCTTGGTGAGTTTTTGCGGCAACTTTCTGAAATGGAATTTGATCATGCCCGCGGTTTGATTATTAAAGGGGATGGAGAAAAAGCCTTTGTTGCAGGAGCTGACATCAAAGAATTGTCAGAGTTAAGTGAAACAGAAGCCATGCAATTTGCTATCAAAGGACATAGTGTTTTTCATGAGTTGAATTTATTAAAAATTCCGGTGATTGCCGCTGTTCATGGTTTTGCCCTTGGCGGTGGCTGTGAGTTGGCACTCGCCTGCGATTTTATTGTAGCCACCAGAGCGGCCAAATTTGGTCTTCCTGAATGTACCTTGGGGCTGATCCCCGGATTTGGAGGTACTGTCAGACTCTCAAGGGCGATTGGAATTCGTAAGGCTAGAGAGTTGATTTATACCGGTGAAATTTTTAGTGCCGAGGAAGCTTACCGTATGGGCTTGGTTAATCAGATCGTCGATAATCAAGAAGAATTGATGAGTGTCGTTAAAAAGAAATTTGCATTGATTTTTCAGAGGGCCCCTAGTGCTATCGCCCAGGGTAAACTATCTATTAACAGATCCTGGGATATGGAAGTTGAGGAAGCTCAAAAATTTGAAGCCGAAAAATTTTCTCAGTTATTTCTTACCAATGATGTGAGAGAAGGAACAAAAGCCTTTATTGAAAAAAGAAAACCAGATTTTAAAGGAAATTAA